In Longimicrobiales bacterium, a genomic segment contains:
- a CDS encoding Lrp/AsnC ligand binding domain-containing protein, whose amino-acid sequence MVAAVVLIRADREHIASAAREVAGIDGVAEVYSVSGDWDLIAIVRVAEWERIAEVVSEHLARVPGIERTNTLVAFRVYSKADLGAAFDMFE is encoded by the coding sequence ATGGTGGCGGCGGTCGTGCTGATCCGGGCGGATCGAGAGCACATTGCCTCGGCGGCCCGCGAGGTTGCCGGCATCGACGGCGTTGCGGAGGTCTATTCGGTCTCGGGGGACTGGGACCTGATCGCGATCGTGCGCGTCGCGGAGTGGGAGCGCATTGCCGAGGTGGTGTCGGAGCACCTCGCGCGTGTGCCCGGCATCGAGCGCACGAACACGCTGGTGGCATTCCGCGTGTACTCGAAGGCGGATCTCGGTGCCGCGTTCGACATGTTCGAGTAG
- a CDS encoding enoyl-ACP reductase gives MTAGRLFENKRVLVFGLANERSIAWGITQAMHAQGAKFVFTYAGEVMERRVRPLAESVGAELILPCDVTDDAQIDAVFEEVAKLEGGLDAVVHSVAYAPREELEGDYVSTTREGFRTAMDVSVYSLVAIANRAAPMLEKNGGSIVTLSYYGAEKVVPHYNVMGVAKAALEASVRYLAADLGPRGVRINAISAGAIKTLASSAVKGIRTLMGHIEEKTPLRRNVTLDEVGNAAVFLCSEMGGGVTGEIIYVDTGYHILAV, from the coding sequence ATGACGGCTGGGCGCCTGTTCGAGAACAAGCGGGTGCTGGTCTTCGGGCTGGCGAACGAGCGCAGCATCGCATGGGGAATCACGCAGGCGATGCATGCGCAGGGCGCGAAGTTCGTCTTCACGTACGCGGGTGAGGTGATGGAGCGGCGGGTGCGCCCCCTGGCCGAGAGTGTCGGCGCGGAGCTGATCCTCCCCTGCGACGTGACGGACGACGCGCAGATCGACGCCGTGTTCGAGGAGGTCGCGAAGCTGGAGGGCGGACTGGATGCGGTGGTCCACTCCGTCGCCTATGCGCCGCGTGAGGAGCTGGAGGGCGATTACGTCAGCACGACCCGCGAGGGGTTCCGAACCGCGATGGACGTCAGCGTGTACTCCCTCGTCGCGATTGCGAACCGTGCCGCGCCGATGCTCGAGAAGAACGGCGGCAGCATCGTCACACTGTCGTACTACGGCGCAGAGAAGGTGGTCCCGCACTACAACGTGATGGGGGTGGCCAAGGCGGCGCTGGAAGCATCGGTGCGCTATCTGGCGGCGGATCTCGGGCCGCGCGGCGTGCGGATCAACGCCATCAGTGCGGGCGCGATCAAGACGCTGGCATCATCGGCGGTCAAGGGAATCCGCACGCTGATGGGCCACATCGAGGAGAAGACGCCGCTGCGTCGCAACGTGACGCTGGACGAAGTCGGCAACGCGGCCGTCTTCCTGTGCAGCGAGATGGGCGGCGGCGTGACCGGCGAGATCATCTACGTGGACACCGGCTACCACATCCTGGCGGTGTAG